CTACCGAGAGAAATGTATTGAGTGCCCTTGCACAAGTGAAAGGATATAAGAAAGCCGGCAAAGACAAACTGTATCTTTGCAATGCGTCCAATCGTCCGGTTATAACTTTGGAAAAAAAGGAGGCTGATGTGAAATTGTCGGTATTGAACGGAGAATGGAAAGTGAAGGAAGTGAATGGCGAAGCAATTCCTTCCGGTATGGAAAAGCAACCTTTCATCGCTTTTGACGTGAAGAAAAAGACGATTCACGGTAATGCCGGATGTAACCTGATAAATGGTGGCTTTGAAACCAGTACAAGCAATGCTAAATCAATCTCTTTCCCAGGTGTGGCAAGCACAATGATGGCTTGTCCCGATATGGAAACAGAAGGCAAGATTCTGAAAGCAATGAATGAGGTGAAATCATTTGATGTATTAGCCGGTGGCGGTATCGGTTTGTATGATGCAAACAGTGCATTGGTTCTTGTTTTGGAAAAGAAATAAATAAGAGTAATCTATATATAATAAGGTATGCCTATGTCGCACATGACGACATAGGCATATTTTTTTTCCGGCATTGAACCAGAGCCGCCTGCATTTGTTTAATGAAGCAGTTACTGATTAGGTCCGGGTGTGACTATGTCAGCAGTGTTTATTTATTAAAACTGTCTTTTTGGCAGATATTATGTCATGCATTCGTATAATTTCTTTTTGGCACACGGTTTGCTTTTTAATAAGCGTCCGTTCGGGACGAAACTTCATGAAAGGAGTGGAGAAACAACCGGACAAAAAGAAATCATTGAATAATAATAAATAAAAAAAATAACGATCATGGGAAAAATTATTGGTATTGACTTAGGAACAACAAACTCTTGTGT
The DNA window shown above is from Bacteroides faecium and carries:
- a CDS encoding META domain-containing protein — translated: MKKVLVSICIAGAALAMSSCRSVEKAIPLSSINGEWNIIEVNGSKITPGESRTLPFITFDTATGRVSGSSGCNRMMGSFDVNAKPGSLELGAMAGTRMMCPDMTTERNVLSALAQVKGYKKAGKDKLYLCNASNRPVITLEKKEADVKLSVLNGEWKVKEVNGEAIPSGMEKQPFIAFDVKKKTIHGNAGCNLINGGFETSTSNAKSISFPGVASTMMACPDMETEGKILKAMNEVKSFDVLAGGGIGLYDANSALVLVLEKK